A window from Opitutia bacterium ISCC 52 encodes these proteins:
- the rapA gene encoding RNA polymerase-associated protein RapA, with product MDLFVVGQRCLSEPEPELGLGTVTSVDRYQVGVNFPTSGEKRIYAVGAPVLKRVQFREGETVMTQDEQTLVIEEVEEEEGLLYYTGGGQRVREDEVSDVTNFNLPQERLMKGKVDSGEVFELRARTLDAQLKSRQSSVRGFLGGRVDLIPHQIYILSEVANRQIPRVLLADEVGLGKTIEACLILQRLLAVGKASRVLILVPESLVHQWFVELLRRFNLWFSIFDEERCRSVEHGDPGANPFLDEQLALCSVSFLTENEVRRQQAIEGEWDMVVVDEAHHLEWSPDEVSDDYTLAEELAIRSEGLLLLTATPTQLGLEGHFARLRLLDHDRYDDFQSFMEEAEDFGTVAEIAGKIIDDESLDAKDKEQLIRIFDKDPEGLEEHLTSLASKLPGAKENLLNSLLDQHGTGRVMFRNTRSNMTGFPVRKYCPEPIQDGGKTLINRIRRELEAEETEHEDSVRYSFKEDPRIDWLVDFLKSNRDEKLLLICKSQRKALAIEAALKEKINAKVGLFHEGLPLVKRDRNAAWFAEKDGAQLLICSEIGSEGRNFQFAHHLVLFDLPLNPGLLEQRIGRLDRIGQTETIQVHIPYVEGSCYQFIADWYHSGLNSIESSLHGGTEYRDKFKSRLLDLALKFDAASLAVKRNPWTDFISETATFRETLQEKLRKGRDRLLELNSFDAKGAQAVIEEIQEVDADPGFKECLGDIFDHYGVRMVEHEVGDVFLDPSHAYIEAYPSIPQDGLMGTFDRARAIHREDMAFISPDHPVYWDSMDLLVNSKTGTTALGLIEADSPNILLEAIFVLETVAQSKWHVEQYLAPTPIRLLVDIRGNDLTLERDHTSISEEAEDGNIFRFLEQPGFNDTLLKTMIEGATEMAESQATHIKKEAEAFAEKTLEAALKRLIQLRKINDHVRLEEIEHAQLQLENTLDAIEHARLRLDSIRLIVEGSTEALM from the coding sequence ATGGATTTATTTGTTGTTGGTCAGCGATGCCTAAGTGAGCCGGAGCCCGAGTTGGGGCTGGGGACGGTTACCAGTGTGGATCGCTATCAAGTAGGAGTTAATTTTCCAACCAGTGGGGAGAAACGTATTTATGCAGTGGGTGCGCCTGTTTTAAAGCGCGTGCAATTTCGTGAAGGCGAAACGGTGATGACTCAGGATGAGCAAACGCTCGTGATTGAGGAGGTTGAAGAAGAGGAAGGATTACTTTATTACACGGGTGGAGGACAACGGGTCCGCGAGGATGAAGTATCAGATGTCACGAACTTCAATTTGCCTCAGGAGCGCCTGATGAAGGGCAAAGTAGATTCCGGTGAAGTGTTTGAACTTCGGGCGCGCACTTTGGATGCTCAACTCAAGTCTCGCCAATCTTCCGTGCGAGGATTTCTGGGGGGACGTGTCGATCTTATCCCGCACCAGATCTATATCTTAAGTGAAGTTGCAAATCGTCAGATTCCGCGTGTATTGCTTGCGGATGAAGTGGGACTGGGAAAAACGATTGAAGCCTGTTTGATTCTTCAGCGACTACTTGCTGTAGGAAAAGCCAGCCGCGTGTTAATCTTAGTACCCGAATCACTAGTACATCAGTGGTTTGTGGAGCTACTGCGTCGCTTCAATCTGTGGTTCAGCATTTTTGACGAAGAACGGTGCCGGTCGGTTGAGCATGGAGATCCCGGAGCAAATCCATTTTTGGATGAGCAATTGGCACTTTGTAGTGTGTCTTTCCTGACTGAGAATGAAGTGAGGCGTCAGCAAGCGATCGAGGGAGAGTGGGACATGGTCGTCGTCGATGAAGCCCATCACCTGGAATGGAGTCCCGATGAAGTGAGCGACGATTATACCTTGGCCGAAGAATTGGCTATACGCTCAGAAGGACTACTGCTTCTTACTGCGACTCCTACGCAACTGGGACTCGAAGGGCACTTTGCACGTCTCCGGCTTTTAGACCACGACCGCTACGATGATTTCCAGAGCTTCATGGAAGAAGCAGAAGATTTTGGCACGGTGGCTGAAATTGCTGGGAAGATCATAGACGACGAATCTTTGGACGCGAAGGACAAGGAGCAACTGATTCGCATATTCGACAAGGATCCCGAAGGGCTAGAGGAGCATTTGACTTCATTGGCCTCAAAACTACCGGGGGCAAAAGAGAACCTCCTCAATTCACTGCTAGATCAACATGGCACCGGTCGCGTGATGTTTCGAAATACGCGTTCCAACATGACCGGCTTCCCGGTTAGAAAGTATTGCCCGGAACCCATTCAGGATGGTGGAAAAACCTTGATCAATCGCATTCGTCGTGAGCTTGAAGCCGAGGAAACTGAGCATGAAGATTCCGTCCGCTATTCTTTTAAGGAAGATCCTCGTATTGATTGGTTGGTGGATTTTCTTAAATCGAATCGCGATGAAAAGCTGCTCTTGATCTGTAAGTCACAAAGGAAGGCCTTGGCGATCGAGGCGGCACTGAAGGAAAAAATAAATGCGAAGGTTGGACTGTTCCACGAAGGATTGCCCCTGGTAAAACGCGATCGCAACGCAGCATGGTTTGCTGAGAAAGATGGAGCGCAATTACTCATCTGTTCAGAGATTGGTAGTGAAGGGCGGAACTTTCAGTTCGCTCACCATTTAGTCCTCTTTGATTTGCCCTTAAATCCTGGTTTACTTGAGCAGCGTATCGGTAGGCTCGACCGAATCGGACAGACGGAAACGATTCAGGTTCATATCCCCTATGTGGAGGGAAGTTGTTACCAGTTTATTGCTGACTGGTACCACTCAGGATTGAATTCGATCGAATCATCCTTGCACGGTGGGACGGAATATCGGGATAAATTCAAATCCCGTCTGTTGGATCTGGCGCTCAAGTTTGACGCCGCCAGTCTGGCCGTGAAGCGCAACCCTTGGACGGATTTTATTTCTGAAACAGCTACCTTCCGCGAAACATTGCAGGAGAAGTTGCGTAAGGGGCGCGATCGCTTGTTGGAGCTTAATTCTTTTGATGCGAAGGGAGCGCAAGCAGTCATCGAGGAGATTCAGGAAGTCGATGCGGATCCCGGATTCAAAGAATGCTTAGGGGATATATTCGACCACTATGGCGTTCGTATGGTGGAGCATGAAGTAGGGGATGTATTTCTCGATCCATCGCATGCTTACATCGAAGCTTATCCGTCTATTCCGCAGGATGGTTTGATGGGAACCTTTGATCGTGCTCGTGCCATTCACCGAGAAGACATGGCTTTTATTTCCCCTGATCATCCGGTCTATTGGGATTCCATGGACTTGCTTGTGAATTCAAAAACGGGTACGACAGCGCTGGGACTTATCGAAGCGGATTCTCCGAATATACTGCTCGAGGCTATCTTTGTTCTGGAGACCGTCGCGCAATCAAAATGGCATGTTGAGCAATACTTGGCTCCTACTCCGATTCGACTACTCGTAGATATTCGAGGGAACGATCTCACGCTTGAGCGTGACCATACTTCGATTTCAGAGGAAGCCGAGGATGGAAATATTTTCCGTTTTCTCGAGCAACCCGGGTTTAATGATACCTTGCTCAAGACCATGATCGAAGGCGCTACTGAGATGGCGGAATCGCAGGCAACTCATATCAAGAAGGAAGCAGAAGCATTTGCCGAAAAGACACTCGAAGCGGCTCTCAAGCGATTAATCCAGCTCCGTAAGATTAATGATCATGTGCGATTGGAGGAAATTGAACACGCTCAGCTCCAGCTGGAAAACACCTTGGATGCGATTGAGCACGCCCGTTTACGCTTGGATTCGATTCGCTTGATTGTGGAGGGCTCTACGGAGGCCCTCATGTAG
- the argA gene encoding amino-acid N-acetyltransferase, protein MTDPVTDSISDIKPTDLRGILKYVPMFQNQTFVISVDGRIVEDPQFNSLLLDIAVLRNLQIKVILVFGIGQPLRQLTESNGETASDIHGTGKVDDTTLKLATKAAGNVSHNIMQGLTKMGIKCAATNAVRATPVGIIKGENQLHLGKVDRVDTESLQQILSNHMVPLISPIAFDRNGESLRLDSDHLATEVAVSIAASKILFITSHSGLTIDGQFHRALETEQLRTLFRAHAEELDETIQRKCRHALQALDGGVSRVHILDGLEADSLLNEVFSSVGVGTLFYNHDYQKVRAARPADAQALFELTRESTENEVLEQRSLKQIEERIDSYFVYEIDGYILGCGSLVAYPDNQSFEIASLIVKKTQAGKGLGQKLVAFAEKQAASKGGTRLFALSTQTFRFFTQKCGFTEGGRENLPSSRADKLEASQRNSKVLVKELA, encoded by the coding sequence ATGACCGATCCAGTCACAGATTCTATTTCCGACATTAAGCCGACTGACCTGAGGGGTATTCTTAAATATGTACCGATGTTTCAGAATCAGACCTTCGTCATATCGGTTGATGGCCGCATTGTCGAAGATCCTCAGTTTAACAGCCTGCTGCTAGACATTGCCGTCCTCAGGAACCTGCAAATCAAAGTCATTCTGGTTTTCGGGATTGGCCAACCCTTGCGTCAATTGACGGAAAGTAATGGGGAAACTGCCAGTGACATCCATGGAACCGGCAAGGTGGATGACACGACTCTGAAACTGGCAACCAAGGCCGCAGGGAATGTATCGCACAACATTATGCAGGGTCTCACAAAAATGGGAATCAAGTGCGCTGCCACCAACGCAGTGCGAGCGACTCCAGTCGGTATTATAAAAGGAGAAAACCAGCTCCATCTGGGCAAGGTGGATCGGGTGGATACTGAATCTCTTCAACAGATCCTGAGCAACCATATGGTGCCCTTGATCTCCCCGATCGCTTTCGATCGAAATGGCGAAAGCTTGAGGCTCGACTCTGATCATTTGGCTACGGAAGTGGCTGTATCTATCGCCGCCTCGAAGATTTTATTTATTACCTCGCACAGCGGGCTGACCATCGATGGTCAATTTCACCGAGCCCTTGAAACTGAGCAGTTGCGTACTTTGTTCAGGGCGCATGCTGAGGAACTCGATGAAACCATACAGAGAAAATGTCGCCATGCATTGCAAGCTCTCGATGGAGGAGTTTCGCGGGTACATATATTGGACGGACTTGAAGCGGACAGCCTCCTCAATGAGGTGTTCTCATCCGTTGGTGTTGGAACTCTCTTTTATAACCACGACTACCAGAAAGTTCGCGCTGCTCGCCCGGCCGACGCCCAAGCTCTTTTTGAACTTACTCGCGAATCTACTGAAAACGAAGTGCTGGAACAACGCTCTCTCAAACAAATAGAAGAGCGCATTGATTCGTATTTTGTATATGAAATCGACGGTTACATTCTCGGTTGTGGTTCACTCGTAGCCTACCCAGACAATCAAAGCTTTGAGATCGCCTCTCTGATCGTCAAAAAGACCCAAGCTGGCAAAGGTCTGGGACAGAAGCTGGTCGCATTCGCGGAAAAACAAGCCGCAAGCAAAGGAGGCACTCGCCTCTTCGCACTCAGCACCCAAACCTTTCGATTCTTCACACAGAAATGTGGATTCACGGAAGGAGGCAGAGAGAACCTGCCAAGTTCCCGAGCAGATAAGCTAGAAGCTAGCCAACGAAACTCTAAGGTACTTGTTAAGGAGCTGGCATAG
- a CDS encoding Mur ligase encodes MRIYFIGICGTAMGNVAVLMQRAGHTIAGSDQGIYTPMSTVLEEAGVQCFAGWDESNLETFQPDLVVVGNAVTRGNPEVEFILRRKQFSFTSLPALIDNQLLGDRSRIVITGTHGKTTTTALTAWLLKQGDQDPGWLIGGVPNSLSSGSELGNGTSPFVLEGDEYDSAFFDKRSKFIHYRPDVLVINNIEFDHADIFRDLADVKRTFNHLIRIVPGNGVILANGDDPVIRELLPVSWTQVCFVGVEDNNDFIIQDFNEGPSGSAFRLVDSKAGKSLEVSTQLNGIFNARNTAMAMLASGFAVNREHPMDFCSHHSLDGYRGVARRQDVLFESEQLFVIEDFAHHPTAIRLCIESFKNCYPEREVVAVFEPRSNTSATNVLQEEFMGALGTAHRVLISPVHRAEIYSDDSRMDTNAMVETLSEQCLSAKACLSKESLFADLEELPGDVGRLVIIFTNGSFGKPLADYLAKLRGE; translated from the coding sequence ATGAGAATCTATTTCATCGGGATCTGTGGCACGGCCATGGGCAATGTTGCGGTGCTGATGCAGCGTGCGGGTCACACAATCGCTGGTTCCGATCAGGGGATTTACACTCCCATGAGTACCGTTCTAGAAGAGGCGGGTGTTCAATGCTTCGCCGGTTGGGATGAAAGCAATCTGGAAACGTTTCAGCCAGACTTAGTAGTGGTAGGAAACGCCGTGACGCGCGGAAATCCTGAGGTGGAATTTATTCTTAGGCGCAAACAGTTTTCTTTTACGAGTCTTCCAGCGCTCATCGATAATCAACTTTTAGGTGATCGATCTCGAATCGTGATCACCGGCACGCATGGGAAAACCACGACTACCGCTTTGACCGCGTGGCTTTTGAAACAAGGGGACCAAGATCCTGGTTGGTTGATTGGAGGAGTGCCCAATTCCCTCTCTTCAGGTTCGGAATTAGGAAATGGGACAAGTCCTTTTGTTTTGGAAGGGGACGAATATGATTCCGCCTTTTTCGACAAGCGCAGCAAATTTATCCATTATCGCCCCGATGTTTTGGTGATTAATAATATTGAATTCGATCACGCTGACATCTTTCGGGATCTAGCGGATGTGAAGCGGACCTTTAATCATCTTATAAGGATTGTGCCAGGCAATGGAGTTATTCTGGCCAATGGGGATGATCCGGTGATTCGCGAGCTTCTTCCTGTATCCTGGACCCAAGTTTGTTTCGTGGGAGTAGAAGATAATAACGACTTCATTATTCAGGATTTTAATGAGGGGCCTAGTGGCAGTGCCTTTAGGTTGGTCGACTCTAAGGCAGGCAAGTCCTTGGAAGTTTCGACTCAGCTAAACGGCATTTTCAATGCAAGGAATACGGCTATGGCCATGCTCGCGTCTGGTTTTGCGGTTAACAGGGAACATCCAATGGATTTCTGTTCACATCATTCATTGGATGGCTACAGAGGTGTTGCACGTCGGCAAGACGTGTTGTTTGAATCGGAACAGCTATTCGTGATCGAAGACTTTGCTCATCATCCGACTGCGATTCGACTGTGCATTGAATCATTCAAAAACTGTTATCCAGAGCGTGAAGTGGTAGCCGTATTTGAACCACGAAGTAATACTTCTGCTACGAATGTGTTGCAGGAGGAATTTATGGGAGCCTTAGGCACTGCTCATCGTGTGCTGATATCTCCTGTCCACCGCGCTGAAATATATTCTGATGACTCTCGTATGGATACGAATGCGATGGTCGAGACGTTGAGTGAACAATGCCTTTCGGCTAAAGCCTGCCTCAGCAAAGAAAGTTTGTTTGCGGATTTAGAGGAATTACCTGGGGACGTTGGACGCTTGGTGATTATCTTTACCAATGGATCTTTTGGGAAGCCCTTGGCTGATTATCTGGCAAAGCTTCGAGGTGAGTGA